Within the Zea mays cultivar B73 chromosome 10, Zm-B73-REFERENCE-NAM-5.0, whole genome shotgun sequence genome, the region atgtatatgcagatgtaattgtggacattactccacaattcatcacactcaattaaagatccaaatcagacaagtatcataagaacaaacactgaagtatacaaatatttacaaaaatagttttgattttttttcctaagagtaggtctcctatttttaaaggtcactttagatatgggatttcaaagtgtgaaatccgcatttgtctttagaattaaAAGGtaggaataatcagagtaaagcggaaatagatgagagaagactaagataagtttagaaaagaatcagagtagcaaaggtaagtaggtaatggttgtccagttctatctaggtttcgtcctacagtcaacattcctctgataccacttctgtcacacccgggtttcggggcaccaagacccgggcgcgaacataatcaccaggtgtgctgggaccaagtctcacacatatgatgaatcatggcacaggatcgaatgtcacatctttactatataataggagttctgtacaaaataaataattacattataaagagacaacggtccagcaacccaaagttgactgggagacgacggcctagacctctcacgaactcgtcacaacatcctccatgcgcctcatcctgtggtacctgttcttgacctgtggggggtgtgagatagcaagagtgagctcacatacgttcatcgctcaacaagttgtggggaataatgtgcatgaactcgccaaaggtgggagctcacatgaagtgtaaggcttaccaaagaggatggttagagctgagcattgcttttaaagttggtcaaaattttattagcagttactaagtataagtaaataccaacccaattaagaaaagtaataacatcacctgcgatgcaatgcatatgacaaattgaatttagttccataaattaatcatgtgagggtccgagctgctcatgacgtgagcacggctagtatacaagttttacactctgcagaggttgcgcatctttacccacaagtcttgttacccatctgcccagggatcacgacttcccatacacctctaccgaggaggcgaggtagggtaacactacgaggcctttacaaagttccactagcttcataaaacccgctacagtttataggaagctcccatgcagggttcttgcccgaccgccatcgcagcaaaatcaaccaaggacctccctacactgaccactcccctactgcccttgcccctttcgggtaaggtagtcctccactagctttcctaattaatcagccaagggcgtccataaacccttgtggtagcactgttttctcgggtggtcgctccatgttccaattaacataatgatcttatcatgaacagtgataataaacagataataaaagtataatcgtgaacaatgtatcttcatacccaaaaccacataaagcactagcaagtactacctaaaaagttcagtggtaaacaaggtataaagatagacaaactagggtaacctatcgggtcccatcaaaattaacctatgcagatcattatgattaatcagaacatggctgggtaaaaagaagtgatcaagggcacaacttgcctgggacttgagattccaggtaccaacttgctcttcagttgactcgtgtcctcactgctaaacgtagcaatacagacaaacatggtgcaGGCAAAATTaaaattacaccaaacatatatgcaaaatacataataatgatctacatattgaaataagatcacaggaacatgaatcattaattttggagttatggattttgagttatgaatttccaaaagatTTAGGAGTGGAGTACAAAAGAAACTAAGTATATAATTTTAGTTtaggtttcataacaaaataaagttactaggtgataaaccatattaatatgaatttaatgcagctggaatggattaaaaaggagctaatatgaattttctatgaattatttaatttctggaattattttggcACTAGAAATCCATTTTCTAAATTATTTTTCATATTTTCACAGAGTTCTGGACAGGGCGCATAAATAAACAAAAGGCCACGGGCTACTCTGCAAAAGTTCCCAGACACAGGCAAACCCCcaaatggacggcgggttggtttatTAGAAATCCAGGGGCTTTTATGCAAAACACTCAGCGCGAAGGGGTATGATGGATTCGTGGCCGCATGATAGAAATCGGACGGCCCAGACTAAAAGTCGGCATCATAACTGAATCGGTACGCGACGATGTCCGCAGGATCAAAGATCCACGGTGGTAAACCCCCCTGGGCGAAACGCTATGCCCCGGTTGATCCAGCTCGATCCTCAGTCGATCAACGGCCCACGGTGACTCTCTCCCAGATCTAAACCCATCCCTACATCCTGAATCCAACGGTCCCATGACTCCGTTCTCTACTGACGCCAGAGCGTGACGGCTCCACCCACACGCACGGCGGAGCCATCGCCGGAGCACGCCAGACCGAGGCCACGATGCTCCCCGCACGCATCAAGGCCCTGATTCGCAATGAGGAGGGTGATTCGAATACGATGGAGCTACTCACCGCAGCTGGAGGGCAATGGAGGGAGCTGGCCACGGAGGAGAGCAGACCCGCGGCGGCGCTTGAGCTACGGCGAGCGATTCCGACGTCGCCGGCCCCCAATCGCACCCGGAAAGGTCACGGAAGGTTTCCAGACGCGCAGGCTACACCAATCGAGCACTTCCCCGGAACCAAAACGCGGTGAAATAACAGGGCCAAAGGGCGGCGGCTGGAGCTCTCCCTCTCCGCGAATTCGGTGGTTTTTGCATGATGCTTTGGACAATGGGAGGTGGTCGGGTCTTATAACTGGTCTTGCGAAAATCTCGGCGGGGTTGGAGCCTTGGAGGTCGGGTCGCGGACTCCGTTGCCCGGACCAGCGTGACCCCCGCGCGGAATCCGCCGTTTGCGCGCGGTCTGTTGCGCGAGCGCGACGAGGAAGACCTACCTGACAGCGCGGTCCCACGAACCAGGGAGGCGCGGGTGTGAGGGAGGAGCCGAGCGATAGGGCCCGCGTGTCGGCGCCTGGAATCCAGGGTTTTGCGCGCGCTAGAGTGGACGTGGGGTTGGGCCGCGTGGAGAGGGAAATAGTGGAGTGGGCCGAGCTAAGGGGATTTGGCCCAACGATATAaagctttcttttttttctcctatttttctgatttctattttcaaattcaaaccaaactcaAATTTAAATTCCGAATAGAACACCAACATAAATGAAAAACTTTATATTATTACTATTATTTGATATATATTTGTTTTAATTATTTTATACATGATTCCAATCATAAAATAGAAAATAGTtcatatcttatgaattttagtgAAATATAATTTATGTTGTAGATTATATATTAAGAAATAGTTTTGATCATAATTCTTATATATATAATTTCAACCCAAGAATACTTTAATTTATCTAGAAAAAATTATATTAATTTTGGGGTAGTAACTTTGAAATTATGAATATTattaaggaaaggtgttttgattGAAAACCCTTGGGAAATTTTTCCTTAATTCCACAAGATCgaactttagggtgttacaggcCACCACAAAAAATACAGACTCGTGAAGTGGAAGATTATTTGTCAACTAAAGGAGCTAGGTGGACTAGGGgtgtctaaccttgctaccgtgaACATTTGCTTAATCAGCAAATGGTTGTTTAAGCTTCTTAATGAACATGGTGTTTGGCAATAAATAAgtatttaggaaggaaatcgctcACTCAAGTTTTGAAGTGACCATGAGATTCTCAATTCTGATCTAGCCTCATGAAGGTTAAAGATGAATTTTTACGGTGGGTCAGTTCCGGGTAGGTGATTGTCAATCTACCAGGTTTTGGGAGGATAGATGGCTTTTAAATCGATCTCTTATAGATGAGAAATAAGTCGACTCTTGCTGCAGATGTCTTACCTGGTGCCATCACCAACCTGTCCTTCTGCATACCATTAGTGGGTATAACACTAGTTGAGTACCAGAATTTGTCACTTTTGTTGGCCCCAATTAATTTAGGCTCTATTTGGGATAGGTTTCTTTAGGGTCTCAATGAGATGGACTTTTCTTAGTTCGATCTATGTATTTTATTTTAATGAATAACCCCACTCCAAATCTTAATGTTTTTCTTTGGAAACTAAAGCTCCCGCTCAAAATTATAACTTTTTGGTATTTAGGGATGGGAGTAACTCTCACTAAAGATAACCTAGCAGAACGAAGGTGGAAGGGTAGATTGAGTTGCAGTTTTTTAATCAAAATGAGAGTATTCACCACATTTTCTTTGATTGTTACCTTGCTAGGAATATATGGAGAACCATTTTCTTTGCCTTTCACATAGATAGACCTTCTAGTATTAATCATGTTTTGGGGCTTGGGAATCCAACAAAGGAAGTGCACATAAAAAGAAACTTTTAATTGGAATTGCGGCAATGTTTTGGTCCATTTGGCTCTACCAAAATGATGTTGTCTTTAATCACAAACCAATATCATCAATTATGCAGATTATTTTCAGAGGAACCTATTGGCTTCGATTTTGGAGACTGTTGCAGAAGGAAGAATCACACCAACAGGTTCTCAATGTGTGTCAATCCTTGGAGGTAGTGGTCAAAGAGATCTTCATAAGCCATGGATAGCGATCCTGTGCTAGAATTAAAGCAGCTTAATTTGTTTATGGTTCCACACAGAATGTTTTATCTCTTCATAGATGTTTGTGGAGTTGATTTTTCATTTAATTGTAAGGTTGTATGCATGGAAGTGCAAAAAGCTAGAACTTGTTTCCATCATAAAAAAAAGTAAAAGTGGATGTCCATGCTATCGTACTTTTTATGTTATCTATACAACTCAATGAAAAAAAATTATTAGAAAACTACGGAGGTTCACACAATACATGTGGGACCAATCATGGCAATGTATGCTAGAGCCGATGAGGCTGACCTGCAGGCTTCACTAACGAGTAGAAAGCCAATGATCGATATATAGTGAAGCCTTATCACTGTCGTGTAGAAGAGCCACAACTGCGTACTGATATATCACTGTCGATTCATGAACCAATAGCGATATGGGCAGTACCATTGCTAACTCATGTCACAAACTTCCTGTGACATGTCACTCTCTTTGGTCATGGCTTGACCCAACACTGGATTTCCAGAACATTACAGTCAAGTTTTAGATTGACCAAGCAATGTTGTACGTTTCGACTACCACATATTACTAATTACTTGATTCTCCAGCTACCAACGTCGGATTTCACCGACCCCTACTACTTTTGGTTAATTATAATAAAGTCGTCATATATGTGCTCTTGTGTGATCCAACTTACGAATTAGATGTTCCCATTTGTATAAATAGCTTTAAAGTTCTTATAGGCTATCGCCTATCGGTCATGTCCATAAATAAATAGCTTCATTACAAGTGTTCCTTTAAGTTTTTTTGGAAGAAAGCCTTCCATGTATTTATACACCTCCCCTTCATATTTATGACAGTGCACAATTGATATTACAAGATAGTTCGTGAAGATAGAGCCTTGCTTGATCTAAGGCACGCTAGGGACAATAGTACTGTCCACAAGGGCTCATAATTTCGGGAAACAAATAATTTCGGCCCCTACCAAAAAACACGAATTTCCTGAAATTTCGGGAATTCTAGGTCAAAATCAAGTAAATTTaatttttagaaaacaaaaaaaTGCTATAATTTATATTAAAATTGTCAATTTCGAAATATGGAAATTTCGGGAATTTCCTCCCGGGCATGTGCCTCAGCTTTGTCTAGGTTATAACGACCCTGGAATGACCCAACCACAATTGATCAACGCTGAGCTACACTAGCTCGAAGCACCAAATCCTGGACCATCGCCTCTGCATTCTCTGGAGTCTAGACACCATGCTGCCTGCCACATCCGCCTCAACATGCCTCCATGTTCCACTAGGCCTCCCCGCCACATTGGGGACTCATCCATCGCCACACTGAGACACGCTCACCACCAAGACGCGTCGTGGGCCACGCCACCGGTCCGACGGTTCAGGCTTCCGGCCTCTGCGCTCGACCTGCAGCCACTTGACCACGCCAGGGACAATCAGAGAAAGAAAGTTCTTCATGCTTATTGATGAGTCACGCGACATTTCCGTGAAAGAGAAAATAGTGGTGATGCTAAGTTTTGTTCATGCACTAGATTTGTCGATTGTAATAATTCCATGATTGCAATGTTGTCTTATATAATTTTATATTCCCAATTTAGGTATGTTGACGTTGAAAGGAAGGTCATAGAATGGTTTCTCACTTAATTAACACCATGTCTCAGATTCTACATCTAAAGCATTAAAGGTAGCATTATTTGGCATCATAGATAAATACAATAATTTATCCATTTCTAGGATACGGGAGCAATGATATATATGATGGaacttgtgacaccccagtgtcagtttcgtgttatgtcgggagatttgtccctaacttgaatgctcagtgaaaatttcctaTTTCTCAATCGTATCTATCTCAGTTTATCAGGATTATTCATGGAAGCTCACCGAAGTCggagttattcgatcgcgagaaacaaccaattttggagcatgttaaaacttttatttctcggaacgaatgcaaactcgaaaatcattctcgaattataaatctcatatgaagctcattaaatcaaactctcgacggctgTTATCTGATCTcagcccgagtctaattcctcgaactttgatctatgttcgactattttatccGGGTCCGTATTCTCAAACGGGATACTCAGTATAtcgccctctaattaattcttatccgactcAGCTTAATACCTCTGCGTTTGATTCGAATTCAAAAATCAACACCGGCAATGATTTTTATTAACCCGACCCGAGATTGACCTCGATCACGAATCCAAAACCAATCGGTCTTAATTCATTTTGTTCCTAATTgagtgcgaggaattattttcgagcgagATTAAATCAAACTCTTGGTCGAGTTACTCGCTCAATCTTCCGTTCATCCGAACTCTATTTCGCTCTGCTCTCCATAGAGACGAATTCTGCAGGAGCATTTTCACTCCGGAAAATAATTTAGCGCGACCGATTACgtgttttgggccagcccaacccagcctagCCCActaaaaaccctaaccctagggtttCTCTATAAATACGGACCCCCTCACTTGCACTTGGCTATTTTTCACctacccctagccgccaccagccAACTCCACTTTTTCTCCACACCATCTCTCCTCCTTGCTACATGGCGCTCGGCAGTAGGACTGCTCCATGGGCGTTGCCTCCCTCCACTCTGGCAGACCCGTGGAGCACAGGATGTCGGCCAGGGGAACCAGCAGCTGAAGCCCCTCTCTGCTCTCTCATCTTCCTTGGCCGCCAAGCCCAGCCATGGCGCCCTACTCCCTCAACGCTGGTACAGGTTGTCTCCTCCCTGGCAGCGCCTCCCTAAGCTCCTTTCCCCAGCCATGGTGGGGGCGCGCAGATGTTCCTCTAGCTCGGTGCCCCTCCCTGCtccatttttttcctttttctctctgCTCTCTGCCGCTGGCAGCCATGGCGCTGGCCCCTGCTCCATGCCGACGCCCCTGCTCCTCTTCTCTCTACCGCAAGCACCCCTCCTCCCTGCTCTCTGTTCGGCGCAGGAGCCCCCATGGTGCCTTGAAATGGTTGGCGTCTTCCACATGGCCGGAAATCTCCTCATCCAAACTCGCTGCCTGTCCTCGCTGGTCGCGTGCAGCGAGCATCCCTCGCCGACATCCTCCCTCGCCTCGCCAGCCGAGCTCCTTCTTGGTCGAGCTCTCCTCATGCCCGTCGCGCCTATTCCCATCCAGATTTCGTGCCCTTTCTCTAGTGCAGCATCACTGTTGCGGGGTTTCCTCGTCGCACTCGTCGTTGGGCTCCAACCGGGTGTGCGCAGCCCATCCGCGACGCCGTTGAAACCCGTGGTAAGAAACCCCCCACTGTCCTCGATGTTTATTTTCCGATGTGTGTGATGTTCGATGAACTGCCGCCAACAAATTTGTGTGTTTTCACAGCTAGTGGTCGACGTCGCGCTTCGCGCTTTGCCCGTTCAACGAAACGCCGAGTCGTGTGGACAACCCATGTGACTAATCTCGATTCGTCCAGGTTGTTCACTTGGTATTTTGTGGATTAATCTATTTAAGCTTTGGTCGATGTTGTGCATGTGTATGTATATGTGTAAAAAAAtgtattggtatggattgaagtttgTGGCGAAAGAAAACGAGTTAGAAAGAGGGCTCGGATGTTTTTAAGTTTCGGTAAGAATGTATTTGATGTGTGGTTTGCTGTGAGGATAATTTTTAAAATGTGGATTATGTGTTGGGGAATGCATCGATAGGTGTCTACGTGAAAAGTGTATTTGTTTTATGCATGTGATCGATGATTGGGATAGTCGAGGCGAATGAGGAGTATGATTAATCCTATTAGAGTCACTATGTTGTTGATGCCTTGTGCTACGTGGGAGCACGTATGTGCGTGTCTGCCGTGGTGTATTATAGTggtggtggcgtaagatatttgATTGAGATGTGCGGGTATATgtcgtaatatggttatactcgcgacaAGGAAGGATGTATGCATTGGGTAACGCGACGCTTAGGTCGTTGTTGTATAATCGAATAAAGGTTGTATTATTGAGCTTGAGTCAAAATGTGGggtactagtggtacgctaggcaGGCGGTGTTCCAAATAAATAAACTGGTTGATGTGGTAGTTGTCGTGCGTGATTTATTGTTagtgagtagttgaattacgAGTTATGTGAGAATCATGTTAGAAACTAGTGTGCGGCATGTAACTGTGTTCGTGTGGTGAATAATAGGTCAGTAGGTATTGTTGGTGTCATTGGCAAATGCGGATGATTCCTATTGTGCGATAAATTCTGAAAGGCAAAGAACATGGGTAGTGTGTCAATCAAGTTAACCGATAGGTTCCGTAAACACGCTTGTGATGCTTTTATGTGCATGATAAGATCGATGCCTTGTCGTCGTAGTCTCAGGAAATTTTCTGAAATGTGCTAGTGCTCTACTGATGGGGTTGAATGAACTTGAGATGTATTACAATAGTTGTATGTCGCGCAGGTTATCCAAAAATGGCGAAAGGTGGTGTATGTTGGTAATTGGAAAATAGTCACGTCATTAGCCAACTCGTGTTAAGCAGGAGTCGATTgcgttaagtgattgttatatacatgttgtgtctcggatttcGATAATAATAGACTAGCCGACGTGTATGATGTATAGCGGTCTATATtgttgctctagttagccgaattgttagatgacttggttaagctcgtaatcacagtgaattgcttgttgtggtctaaatgtgtatggttatggtcgcgggtaaaaagtagtagtgctcatgtgatgtctaatttaaaacgcaaattgttgggtgattatcgtggagaatgcgttgttaattggttgtagtaattttagtgcactaaatgacttgaataaaatttgcaagttgACTTGTTGGTTCTTATTTGattgttttaactctaacaaatgtcaaagtgttagaataattccaatctctagaacgcggcaattcttaaATTGTAtaagagctgaaatttattaattgttgttttgggctgcacacATTGTTTTCgtcgtgctgtatgtttgataaactaaatcatgttttctgtagaaaagccatatagaaaagttgtagataattttattatcttacttgtgttaaaatttgacagccataagtctgatcgtttaggagttatgctgttcacaaattcagtaactgaatctatccaaattctgtacagatttcagaaactgcattgtttgcttaagttaatgttacaatcagttcatggtcgttataataaagttgtaggtgcttttcttatcttgcttttgttaaaatttcataatcatagacctgacagtttaggagttatgaattttacaaactggttgttgtgtGTTGTCCACTGTCAGAGCAGATTTCGAAAACtatgttgtttgatttagttaaacatggaatcacttcttggtgattataaaagttatgtagtgatttttccaagctttccaaaaagtcttggatcactctttttggtggtctaaagattaagttatggatgtttaaaatgtgaagactgaatctgtccagttctggacagcaaagccttctaatgTCTTTATCCTAAATTGCATGCTGAATCACCTTGGAAGGTTTATAAATGATTTGTAGAAAATTTCATTAGATTTCCAGAAAATCTagtatcactttgtttggatgcctaaatctttagttatgaatttttgaagtcgcaagtctgaatctatccaaatctggacagagctgttgtattagcacgttttgaccttgctaagtattgaatcatgttgtgatgacaataccaaagttgtagagcactttttaaactttctagaaagtcctagtttgctatttttggattaataattgaaaagttatgattaaaacaagtaactgctgtattgctgtccaaaaatctgcaagtgcccatttgatggttgagttcaccctttttggctaaaaatgcttagttagcaatTAACGGATATAGACCTGTGATGGCTAAACttaacatgtgttccatgattaatgtgcttgcttgctgtagttggTTGTGGATATAAGTTCCGTAGTTATTGATGCATATGTCATGTTTAAACTTATGTTGTCTTGGTTGCTCTTGTGTAGTCAATAGGAGAATCGGTGAATGATTAAAGTGAACGTGGTAAATGCGTGTACTTGTGATGTCATATTTGTGTTGCGTAAGGACATAAAATATTTGTCGtcttttaatggtgttaatgttgaacgccgataacgtgtagataactaatgctagcgtgtggttgttatggtgtcttacaatttaatgtctagttcgctaccgtgtatttaaatatcttgtgctactttcattatattcatacatatgcatcttgcatctcatttagaaccgagagatgatgatcgtgcaagtgatgtggtgccaaccacaagatgcagttggtggacgacctgagga harbors:
- the LOC100276349 gene encoding uncharacterized protein LOC100276349 (The RefSeq protein has 2 substitutions, 1 frameshift compared to this genomic sequence), which gives rise to MVGARRCSSSSVPLPAPFFSFFSLLSATGSHGAGPCSMPTPLLLFSLPQAPLLPALCSAQEPPWCLEMVGVFHMAGNLLIQTRCLSSLVACSEHPSPTSSLASPAELLLGRALLMPVAPIPIQISCPFSSAASLLRGFLVALVVGLQPGVRSPSATPLKPVLVVDXASSRFARSTKRRVVWTTHVTNLDSSRLFTWYFVD